The following are encoded in a window of Pongo abelii isolate AG06213 chromosome 16, NHGRI_mPonAbe1-v2.0_pri, whole genome shotgun sequence genomic DNA:
- the LOC129050445 gene encoding uncharacterized protein LOC129050445 produces the protein MLRCSVSRGCGSWFSWKIEAGNFSLALNADRDIFPSSQAGGARKRNLSRAAVMAATTRRGPRPSSRGSTSPRRGDPRGSAAGKWQGTPRTWRELCGGLGGCSLYNRLHRQEARLPSSRSLKGQQHQRPRYRLGKGCPYPALVLVAPHLLPLTLHPSTRRTLRVRAPGCPSSLDPAPFCPTHLVPSSHSRLGATTAKSVCVCVCVCVCVCPCPKGAWLTPVIPPLWEAKAGGSGGQERRPSWLTRWQRRWQCWCMGLPGQGERQQGRGEWLRQLHALHGPTAGAANGNHPEPGGLLHGHCQQDHVGPHDQGVHVIRVAVQPVPAWEPEHADGGVGRAGTVA, from the exons ATGTTGCGGTGCAGCGTGAGCCGCGGCTGTGGCTCCTGGTTCTCGTGGAAGATAGAGGCCGGCAACTTCAGTTTGGCCTTGAACGCTGACAGGGACATCTTCCCCTCATCTCAGGCGGGAGGGGCGCGGAAAAGGAACCTGTCCCGAGCCGCTGTCATGGCCGCGACCACCCGGCGGGGCCCCCGGCCGAGCTCTCGCGGCTCCACCTCTCCCCGCCGCGGTGACCCTCGTGGGAGCGCGGCTGGAAAATGGCAAGGGACACCGAGGACTTGGCGGGAGCTGTGTGGCGGCCTGGGGGGCTGCTCCCTTTATAACCGACTCCACCGACAGGAGGCGCGGCTCCCGTCAAGCCGCAGCTTAAAAGGGCAACAGCACCAGCGCCCCCGCTACCGCCTGGGAAAGGGCTGCCCCTACCCCGCCCTGGTCCTCGTGGCCCCTCACCTCTTACCCCTCACCCTTCACCCCTCAACCCGGCGCACCCTGCGTGTGCGCGCTCCCGGCTGCCCCTCCTCTCTTGACCCAGCACCTTTCTGCCCGACCCATCTGGTCCCTTCTTCACACTCGCGACTGGGCGCCACAACCgctaaatctgtgtgtgtgtgtgtgtgtgtgtgtgtgtgtgtgtgtccctgtcccAAGGgggcgtggctcacgcctgtaatcccaccactttgggaggctaaggcaggcggatcaggaggtcaggagagaagaccatcctggctaacacg GTGGCAGCGACGGTGGCAGTGTTGGTGCATGGGCCTCCCAGGACAAGGGGAAA GACAACAAGGCCGAGGAGAATGGCTCCGACAGCTTCATGCACTCCATGGACCCACAGCTGGAGCGGCAAATGGAAACCACCCAGAACCTGGTGGACTCCTACATGGCCATTGTCAACAAGACCATGTGGGACCTCATG ACCAAGGAGTTCATGTGATCAGAGTTGCTGTCCAACCTGTACCTGCATGGGAACCAGAACACGCTGATGGAGGAGTTGGCAGAGCAGGCACAGTGGCGTGA